A single Microbaculum marinisediminis DNA region contains:
- a CDS encoding type II toxin-antitoxin system PemK/MazF family toxin: MALKFHPRAGQIFVCDFKGFKEPEMVKPRPVIVISPRLPYRSEIVAVVPISLTEPRHHLPFCYRLSKNYHPDEPDGLPCWAKADMLMNLGTYRLNGFKVRRRKYEYPTLLPDDLAGVRRAVLCGLGLDRIEKQA, translated from the coding sequence ATGGCGCTTAAGTTTCATCCGCGCGCGGGGCAGATTTTCGTTTGCGACTTCAAGGGCTTTAAAGAGCCCGAAATGGTCAAGCCAAGACCGGTGATTGTGATTTCACCAAGGCTGCCCTATCGATCCGAGATCGTTGCTGTGGTGCCGATCAGCCTGACTGAGCCTCGGCACCATCTGCCATTTTGCTACCGCCTCTCGAAAAACTATCACCCCGACGAACCCGACGGTCTGCCCTGCTGGGCGAAAGCAGACATGCTGATGAATCTCGGCACATACCGCTTGAACGGCTTCAAGGTAAGGCGACGCAAGTACGAATACCCGACATTGTTGCCTGATGATTTGGCCGGAGTGCGTCGGGCGGTGCTTTGCGGTCTCGGACTGGACCGGATTGAAAAGCAGGCCTGA